From a single Sulfolobus sp. E5-1-F genomic region:
- a CDS encoding rhomboid family intramembrane serine protease, with protein sequence MERNSLGNINNHCIRINISIMVNKVIIKKIISAPTFLLMFLVTLGFIIGLTATFINSTSVYYLEQLNYLVLKGYYYELFSSIFVTNSFVDFIFNFISLYFIYLIFGSRAGKHEYVIFMLAGILGNILTVIFYNPFTLSSGASGGIFGLLSYYTFYDFLKKDNLGVYGLIFLISVFGVSGLIFPNVNVIAHIGGILGGIIYAVVHYLIRSGRAIK encoded by the coding sequence ATGGAACGTAATAGTTTGGGCAATATTAATAATCATTGCATTCGCATTAACATTTCTATAATGGTGAATAAAGTGATAATAAAAAAGATAATAAGTGCACCAACTTTTTTATTAATGTTTCTTGTTACTTTAGGTTTTATTATCGGTTTAACAGCGACTTTTATAAATTCAACTTCAGTGTATTATCTGGAACAATTAAATTACCTAGTACTTAAAGGATATTATTATGAACTATTTTCATCAATATTTGTAACTAATAGCTTTGTTGATTTTATATTTAATTTTATTTCATTATATTTCATATATCTAATTTTTGGTAGTAGAGCAGGAAAACATGAATATGTCATATTCATGCTAGCTGGTATTCTAGGAAATATACTAACTGTAATATTTTATAATCCTTTTACACTAAGCTCAGGAGCTTCTGGAGGAATATTTGGTTTATTAAGTTATTACACGTTTTACGATTTCTTAAAAAAGGATAATCTAGGGGTTTATGGTCTTATATTTTTAATATCAGTATTTGGAGTTAGTGGTCTAATATTCCCTAATGTAAATGTTATTGCTCATATTGGAGGTATTTTGGGAGGTATTATATACGCAGTAGTCCATTATCTTATAAGGAGTGGTAGAGCAATAAAATAA
- a CDS encoding site-2 protease family protein — translation MSWDIRYLEWKFANLNEITSFLLAALSLAVAYIRPTSILSDPIGSVVIPYVVALLAIIPHEIGHRQAARRYGCFSRFTLSFSGFWTTLILNIIGSFIGILVFFSGYTSISCGFLNRDVEGKTALAGPLTNIILGFIGLIGASLMPFSLVGLFFFELARFNFWVAFFNLLPFWVLDGLKIFRWNVIVWAILIIIAFALTFL, via the coding sequence ATGTCTTGGGATATAAGATACTTAGAATGGAAATTCGCTAATCTAAATGAGATCACTTCCTTTTTGCTTGCTGCCCTATCCTTAGCTGTGGCTTATATACGCCCAACCTCCATACTTTCAGATCCAATAGGTAGCGTTGTCATACCATATGTAGTAGCATTATTAGCTATAATACCACATGAAATAGGACACAGACAAGCTGCGAGAAGATATGGTTGTTTTTCAAGATTCACTTTAAGTTTTTCAGGGTTTTGGACAACGTTAATACTCAATATAATTGGTAGTTTCATAGGTATCTTAGTTTTCTTTTCGGGATACACATCAATATCTTGTGGATTTCTTAATAGAGATGTTGAAGGAAAAACAGCTTTAGCCGGACCTTTAACTAACATAATATTAGGATTTATTGGGCTTATTGGTGCATCATTAATGCCCTTTAGCCTTGTTGGCTTATTTTTCTTTGAGTTGGCCAGGTTTAACTTCTGGGTAGCGTTCTTTAACTTGCTTCCATTCTGGGTTTTAGACGGATTGAAGATCTTTAGATGGAACGTAATAGTTTGGGCAATATTAATAATCATTGCATTCGCATTAACATTTCTATAA
- a CDS encoding adenylate kinase family protein, whose product MIIVVTGTPGVGKTIVSKKLSEMLNLNYLSLSQFVMENRLYTEYDELRQSYIIDEDKVREELEKVISTNHLVIETIYPSLVSTADLVVVLRKNPFSLYSELKGRGWSNIKVAENVEAEILGVISQEAREAFKDKICEVDTTEKSIEQIVNKILNKQCDGLIEWLVDTKVQRFLEELDKIISSYENDI is encoded by the coding sequence ATGATAATAGTAGTAACTGGTACACCCGGTGTAGGAAAAACAATAGTCTCAAAGAAACTTTCTGAGATGCTTAACCTAAACTATCTTTCTCTTTCTCAGTTTGTAATGGAAAATAGACTTTATACGGAATATGATGAACTAAGGCAAAGTTATATAATAGATGAGGATAAAGTAAGGGAGGAATTAGAGAAGGTTATTTCCACTAACCATCTCGTAATCGAAACTATATATCCTTCCTTAGTATCTACTGCAGATTTAGTAGTTGTCCTTAGAAAGAATCCTTTTTCTTTATACAGTGAACTAAAAGGAAGGGGTTGGAGTAACATAAAGGTGGCTGAAAACGTAGAGGCCGAAATTCTAGGTGTAATCTCACAAGAGGCTAGGGAAGCCTTTAAGGATAAGATATGTGAAGTAGATACCACAGAAAAGAGCATAGAACAAATAGTAAATAAAATACTAAATAAACAATGTGATGGGTTAATAGAATGGCTGGTTGATACAAAAGTGCAACGATTTTTGGAGGAATTAGATAAGATTATTAGCTCCTATGAGAATGATATCTAG
- a CDS encoding MMPL family transporter gives MITNVKLVFPQYFLLYIRSRINVKNGLVSLVLWLLLIIILLHFAVKTPGLFTYSDSPFLSNSIQSVRADKIVTNYFQIGNVDNLYVIINSSSYDQALQEIYSNLYLLKNATVITPNDYINMLKAEYISYLGLNEKNLSSTISQIYENLTRLKLYLLSNFQYFEYQLNITFGLPLHNFTSNICPTYKENFNKINGSLLDKARYAGYLTFKDPFLFYFGFNNYTNYTLALKFLIQFSNYTSLIERILKTENKTSFSESNIIYNMTTVFNSSFHKGTLWFFIINVPSNESLTNINQFIESLKNAYVVGHLAYYAQSAYYTQSNVEIIDITTIILVMILLILLVRSIIPILILVSSAGTSLLLAYSLMYVETLLGYKIYYISGLVAPPIVFGLNIDYGILFIYRYFEEISKNNSDPLLYALKNSIKGILLSGISITIGFSSFILSPSPLLQNIGIALVTSSISALIPAVFFTYTLLLLIPQRYISFPRKKLPSVADIRQRYLYKLSSFAVRHNKLLVILMLVSIVIFIFYFPTIHTNVNIDEILPPYANSLAGTKILNQLYNYSIDYVILYGNPRANYTLIYNLSKSLIDQGNLVYGPMSFGTQIIANNTNLYDHFHQGNYTLLIVYLKYPVFSDGAINLTDWLISKGFLVGGDNAQRIDIVNNTVNVYFSYTLPLTIALIVIYLFIILGSILLPLRLSLTIALSSFLGVFTVTLVYTSPYWLSPLVIFALLFSLGIDYDMFIIIRLFDEMKNEDDINNAVIRSVENTGLVVTTCGLILAGAFFSLMVANMRFLQEIGLGVGVSILFDTFVVRPILVPAIISILKKYNFWPFKARKFLYT, from the coding sequence ATGATTACCAATGTAAAATTGGTATTTCCACAGTACTTTTTACTCTATATAAGGTCTAGGATTAATGTGAAAAATGGGCTTGTCTCGTTGGTATTATGGTTACTATTGATTATAATACTATTGCACTTTGCAGTCAAAACTCCTGGTCTATTTACGTATTCGGATTCCCCATTTTTATCGAACAGTATACAAAGTGTAAGGGCTGATAAAATCGTTACCAATTACTTCCAAATTGGAAACGTTGACAATTTATATGTTATTATCAATTCGTCATCTTATGATCAAGCTTTACAAGAAATTTATTCTAATTTATATCTTCTTAAAAACGCTACAGTGATAACTCCAAACGATTACATTAACATGCTTAAGGCAGAATACATCAGCTATCTTGGCTTAAATGAGAAGAATCTGTCATCTACAATAAGTCAGATATATGAGAATCTTACTCGTTTGAAACTTTACTTACTTTCAAATTTTCAGTACTTCGAATATCAGTTAAATATTACGTTCGGACTCCCACTTCATAATTTCACTAGTAACATATGCCCTACTTATAAGGAAAATTTTAACAAAATTAATGGAAGTTTACTAGATAAAGCTAGGTATGCTGGGTACTTAACTTTTAAAGACCCATTTCTTTTCTATTTCGGATTTAATAATTATACTAACTATACTTTGGCATTAAAGTTTTTGATACAGTTTAGTAATTACACTAGTTTAATCGAGAGGATACTTAAAACTGAAAATAAAACATCTTTTAGTGAGAGTAATATAATTTATAATATGACAACAGTATTTAATTCGTCCTTTCATAAGGGTACCTTATGGTTTTTCATTATAAATGTCCCTAGCAATGAGAGCCTAACAAATATTAATCAATTTATTGAAAGTCTCAAGAACGCTTATGTCGTAGGTCATCTGGCGTACTATGCTCAATCGGCATATTATACTCAAAGTAACGTTGAAATTATAGATATAACTACAATTATTCTTGTAATGATATTACTAATACTGTTAGTTAGATCAATCATTCCAATTTTGATTTTAGTATCTAGTGCTGGAACTAGTCTTTTGTTAGCTTATAGTCTCATGTACGTGGAAACACTTCTTGGTTATAAGATATATTATATTTCAGGTTTAGTGGCACCTCCAATAGTATTTGGTCTTAACATCGATTATGGTATATTATTCATATATAGATATTTTGAGGAAATTAGTAAAAATAACTCAGACCCACTCTTATATGCACTTAAAAATTCAATAAAAGGTATACTATTAAGTGGTATTAGTATCACCATTGGATTCTCCAGCTTTATACTTTCTCCTTCTCCATTGCTTCAAAACATAGGAATAGCGCTAGTAACATCTTCTATTTCAGCGTTAATACCAGCAGTTTTCTTTACGTACACGTTATTGCTTCTAATTCCTCAAAGATATATTAGTTTTCCTAGAAAAAAATTACCGAGTGTTGCAGATATAAGGCAAAGATACTTATATAAGCTTTCGAGCTTTGCAGTAAGGCACAATAAGTTATTAGTTATTCTAATGTTAGTTTCTATTGTTATCTTTATCTTTTATTTTCCTACGATACACACTAATGTTAATATTGATGAAATATTACCGCCCTATGCTAATTCACTTGCAGGTACTAAGATTCTTAATCAACTTTACAATTATAGTATAGACTATGTAATATTGTATGGAAACCCTAGGGCTAACTATACTCTTATTTATAATTTATCTAAAAGCCTTATAGATCAAGGTAACTTAGTTTACGGCCCGATGTCCTTTGGTACTCAGATTATTGCCAATAATACTAACTTGTATGATCACTTTCATCAAGGGAATTACACTTTGTTGATAGTTTACCTAAAGTATCCAGTATTTAGTGATGGTGCTATAAATTTAACAGATTGGCTTATAAGTAAAGGATTCCTAGTTGGAGGAGACAATGCACAAAGGATAGATATTGTTAACAACACTGTTAATGTATATTTTAGCTATACCTTGCCACTTACTATAGCTTTAATCGTAATTTACCTTTTCATAATTCTCGGCTCTATTTTACTTCCTTTAAGATTGTCATTAACTATTGCTTTAAGCTCGTTTTTAGGAGTATTTACAGTGACACTAGTTTATACCTCACCTTACTGGCTATCTCCGCTTGTAATTTTCGCGCTTCTTTTCAGTTTGGGTATAGACTATGATATGTTCATAATTATAAGATTATTTGACGAGATGAAAAATGAAGATGATATAAATAACGCTGTAATAAGATCGGTAGAAAATACTGGATTAGTAGTAACTACTTGTGGTTTGATTTTAGCTGGAGCTTTTTTCTCCTTAATGGTAGCCAATATGAGATTTTTACAAGAAATAGGTCTAGGTGTAGGAGTCTCAATTCTGTTTGACACTTTTGTAGTTAGACCTATATTAGTACCTGCAATTATCTCAATTTTGAAAAAATACAATTTCTGGCCATTTAAGGCGAGGAAATTTCTTTATACCTAA